Proteins encoded together in one Candidatus Saccharimonadales bacterium window:
- a CDS encoding pentapeptide repeat-containing protein, with product MEKKLRKFLDEAFAPYGKFPARADVTSELLANLLEKFNDLKEQGKSDDAAYQETVDSFGDVSEIMEHVQHDDSASGLESAEHVEKGRNLTGSNLPGADLAGVELRQGNLKGSALKQVDFSRANLDGANLSGSDLHAANFEGADLKGAKMSGSALNSANFRNADLSGAELKASDLSKANFDGANLTGTKLKASSLKGATFSGATLVNTEFSQSDLNGISFDGQTLDGVAFNSASVKNASFKGATLRNVSFHHTAAKNAIFDGVTMDKLTYALLKSAKAKLDNVKVQ from the coding sequence ATGGAAAAGAAACTACGGAAATTTTTAGACGAAGCATTTGCACCATACGGCAAGTTTCCTGCGCGAGCAGATGTTACCAGCGAATTACTGGCCAACCTACTAGAAAAATTCAATGACCTAAAAGAGCAGGGCAAAAGCGACGACGCAGCATACCAGGAAACAGTTGATTCATTCGGTGATGTCTCTGAAATTATGGAGCACGTCCAGCATGACGATTCAGCCAGCGGACTCGAAAGCGCGGAACACGTCGAAAAAGGTCGCAATCTCACCGGATCCAATCTCCCTGGCGCGGACCTTGCGGGCGTCGAGTTGCGTCAGGGCAATCTTAAGGGCTCGGCTCTCAAACAGGTCGACTTTAGCCGTGCTAATCTCGACGGAGCTAACCTAAGCGGTAGTGACCTCCATGCTGCCAACTTCGAAGGGGCTGATCTAAAAGGCGCTAAAATGTCCGGCTCCGCCCTCAACAGCGCCAATTTCAGGAATGCCGACCTTTCCGGTGCTGAGCTCAAGGCTAGCGATTTGTCCAAAGCCAATTTTGACGGTGCTAACCTCACGGGCACCAAGCTCAAAGCCTCCAGCCTCAAAGGCGCCACCTTCAGCGGTGCCACCCTGGTTAATACTGAGTTCAGCCAATCCGACCTTAACGGTATTTCTTTCGACGGCCAAACTCTTGACGGCGTTGCCTTCAATAGCGCCTCTGTCAAAAACGCTTCTTTTAAAGGTGCTACCCTTCGCAACGTATCCTTCCATCACACCGCCGCCAAAAATGCTATCTTCGACGGCGTTACTATGGATAAGCTCACCTATGCACTTTTAAAAAGTGCGAAAGCAAAGCTAGATAACGTGAAGGTTCAATAA
- a CDS encoding PadR family transcriptional regulator yields the protein MNDKKLSPDLLRGHTDTIILKLLTGGDKYGYEITKLVYEHSDQLYELKEATMYSSLKRLENDGHITSYWGSETQGGRRKYYQITESGRELYKVNKQNWDYAKQILDELL from the coding sequence ATGAATGACAAAAAACTATCACCGGATTTACTTCGTGGACATACCGACACGATCATCCTCAAGCTTTTGACGGGTGGCGATAAGTATGGCTACGAAATCACGAAGTTAGTATACGAACATTCGGATCAGCTCTACGAACTTAAGGAGGCAACGATGTACTCAAGTTTGAAGCGCCTGGAAAATGACGGTCATATTACCTCGTACTGGGGTAGTGAAACGCAGGGTGGTCGAAGGAAATATTATCAGATCACCGAAAGCGGCCGTGAGCTATATAAAGTTAACAAGCAAAACTGGGACTACGCAAAGCAGATCCTAGACGAATTACTATAA
- a CDS encoding DUF1801 domain-containing protein, whose protein sequence is MSTLKTIVNDANVEDFINGVEPEIKKSDSLTLLKMFISITGEKPKMWGTSIIGFGQYHYKSEKSKQEGDWPLVGFSPRKQNLTLYVMPGFDSYTDLLSKLGKHKTSKACLYINRLSDIDQAILEQLIKRSFDEMKATHKSN, encoded by the coding sequence ATGAGTACGCTTAAAACAATCGTTAACGATGCAAACGTAGAAGACTTTATTAATGGCGTTGAGCCTGAGATTAAAAAAAGTGACAGCCTTACACTGCTCAAGATGTTCATCAGCATCACAGGTGAAAAGCCTAAAATGTGGGGTACGAGTATTATTGGATTCGGGCAGTATCATTATAAATCCGAAAAAAGTAAGCAAGAGGGTGATTGGCCGCTGGTAGGCTTTTCCCCAAGAAAACAGAATTTGACTTTATATGTCATGCCCGGCTTTGACAGTTACACGGATCTCTTAAGCAAGCTTGGAAAACACAAGACAAGCAAAGCATGTTTATATATCAATCGGTTGAGCGATATTGATCAAGCTATATTAGAGCAGCTTATCAAACGATCCTTTGATGAAATGAAAGCAACGCACAAATCAAATTAG
- a CDS encoding replication-relaxation family protein, which translates to MTELPKLTKKQQAILKRLYRFRFLNRIQIQALMGHKDPKTINLWLRDLRAKGYVEWIYSTHFAEKTKPAIYFLGLNGVRYLRTLTHASEDEDGNTAESPAYPPEELRKRYKEPMRSQTYIDRCILIADCCIALEKQDDENETKGGKLRYYYQTEADYLLERSYYHFILESELIQPSLVFCKDRLDNDSKEEETLASYLLEVFDPTLPRYRMKKRLGDYVKYLDDEDSEWQAQTNTENLPIVLFVCPRTTDLIYAKRRTRKLIADAWKWKDEDEERPRVRFTTMDALKKYGVLSKEAWEQA; encoded by the coding sequence ATGACTGAGCTACCTAAGCTAACCAAGAAACAACAAGCAATACTCAAACGGCTGTATAGATTCAGATTCTTAAACCGTATCCAAATCCAAGCACTTATGGGTCATAAAGATCCCAAAACAATCAACCTGTGGCTTCGTGACTTGCGTGCCAAGGGCTACGTCGAATGGATATATTCAACCCACTTTGCTGAAAAGACGAAGCCAGCGATCTACTTCTTGGGCTTAAACGGCGTACGCTATTTGCGCACCCTCACCCACGCAAGTGAAGACGAAGACGGCAACACGGCAGAATCGCCAGCCTACCCGCCAGAAGAACTCCGCAAGCGCTACAAAGAACCCATGCGCAGCCAAACCTACATTGACCGCTGCATTCTGATTGCGGATTGTTGTATTGCTCTTGAGAAGCAAGATGACGAAAATGAGACTAAGGGTGGGAAACTGCGCTATTACTACCAAACCGAAGCCGACTACCTGCTTGAGCGCAGCTACTATCATTTCATCTTAGAGAGTGAGCTTATCCAACCAAGTCTTGTGTTCTGTAAAGATAGACTCGACAACGATAGCAAGGAAGAAGAAACGCTTGCAAGCTATCTGCTTGAAGTATTTGACCCGACATTGCCACGCTACCGTATGAAGAAACGGCTTGGCGATTATGTAAAGTATCTGGATGACGAAGATAGTGAATGGCAAGCACAGACAAACACCGAAAATCTACCGATTGTCCTATTCGTCTGTCCACGAACGACTGACCTCATTTATGCCAAGCGCAGAACACGAAAACTTATTGCTGATGCCTGGAAGTGGAAAGATGAAGACGAGGAGCGACCACGAGTGCGGTTCACGACAATGGACGCTCTAAAGAAGTATGGCGTGTTAAGCAAAGAAGCCTGGGAGCAGGCATAG
- a CDS encoding SRPBCC domain-containing protein — translation MANLNYTIDIEAPKQKVWQVMLELDTYKEWTGAFHPGSTYEGSWDKGSKIKFVSEDDRKLSGIFSQIAENIPYEYVSIEHLGEIVDGKEDMTSESAKQWSGSHENYRFTEKDGITTVDVELTGDNIGDEIRKMFDGMWLRSLQKLKEICER, via the coding sequence ATGGCAAACTTAAATTACACAATTGATATAGAAGCTCCAAAGCAAAAAGTCTGGCAGGTAATGTTAGAACTTGATACATACAAGGAATGGACAGGCGCTTTCCACCCAGGATCTACTTATGAGGGTAGCTGGGATAAAGGCAGTAAAATAAAATTCGTATCAGAAGATGATAGGAAGCTCAGTGGGATCTTCAGCCAAATAGCTGAAAATATTCCTTATGAGTATGTATCCATAGAGCATTTAGGAGAAATTGTAGACGGCAAAGAAGATATGACCAGCGAGAGCGCAAAGCAGTGGAGTGGATCCCATGAAAACTACCGCTTTACAGAAAAAGACGGTATAACAACGGTTGACGTTGAATTAACCGGAGACAATATAGGGGATGAGATACGTAAGATGTTCGACGGTATGTGGCTACGATCATTACAAAAATTAAAAGAAATTTGCGAACGTTAG
- a CDS encoding DUF4386 domain-containing protein, whose product MPNKKIAVSVSILFIIQMLTAAIGNTFVQAFVDGDPNKTALTIGVLLMMFSGLVIAAIGLVLYRALKPVKYRLTVWIPAIRITECVVAIIFGIYVLTQSQVVPNHLLWVYILAGSAGVILGYLLFVSKLVPRPIAVLGIIGYGLILIGVPLDFAGVLDMNQGVGQIMLIPGGLFEIAVLPIWLIAKGFNKVQRTA is encoded by the coding sequence ATGCCTAATAAAAAAATAGCGGTATCGGTCAGTATCCTGTTCATCATCCAGATGCTCACGGCTGCGATCGGCAATACCTTCGTACAGGCATTCGTCGACGGCGACCCCAATAAAACCGCGCTCACCATCGGCGTACTGCTCATGATGTTTTCGGGATTGGTTATAGCCGCGATCGGGCTGGTGTTGTACCGGGCGCTCAAGCCCGTCAAATATAGGCTAACTGTTTGGATTCCAGCTATCAGGATCACCGAATGCGTGGTTGCCATCATCTTTGGCATCTATGTACTGACACAATCACAAGTCGTACCTAATCACCTGCTGTGGGTCTACATTTTAGCGGGTAGCGCCGGCGTGATTCTCGGTTACCTGCTGTTTGTTTCAAAATTAGTCCCCCGGCCAATCGCCGTCCTTGGCATCATCGGCTATGGCTTGATATTGATCGGTGTCCCACTCGATTTCGCCGGCGTACTTGATATGAACCAAGGCGTAGGACAAATCATGCTTATCCCCGGTGGCTTATTCGAAATTGCGGTTCTACCAATCTGGTTAATCGCGAAAGGGTTCAACAAAGTACAGCGGACAGCTTAG
- a CDS encoding SRPBCC domain-containing protein: MNQIQQTYVINAPVQKVWQALTDVEVAEQWGAAPAKVDAREGGQFSYWDGDIHGVYTKLVPQELIEQDWYGHDHPERKFKAQFTLEANSDVTTVHFAFSGDIEDEQKDIKDWKEYYFDPIKELLETNDNI; encoded by the coding sequence ATGAATCAAATTCAACAGACCTACGTTATTAACGCTCCTGTACAAAAAGTTTGGCAAGCACTGACCGATGTTGAAGTGGCAGAACAATGGGGTGCTGCTCCTGCAAAGGTCGATGCTCGTGAAGGTGGGCAATTTAGCTATTGGGATGGTGATATACACGGCGTATATACCAAACTAGTTCCGCAAGAACTTATTGAGCAAGACTGGTATGGTCACGATCACCCCGAACGCAAATTTAAGGCTCAATTTACTCTTGAAGCGAATAGCGACGTTACGACTGTACACTTTGCGTTTAGCGGAGATATTGAAGACGAACAAAAAGATATAAAAGATTGGAAAGAATACTATTTCGATCCCATTAAAGAGCTATTAGAGACGAATGATAATATATAA
- a CDS encoding NUDIX domain-containing protein translates to MYIDPRLNEIDDCLYRVATRALVIQDDKILLIKEASDNWWSLPGGGVDHGETIEAAVSREIEEELGVPADEVLSDFRIVYSNIGNVVNSVPRMNLFFKISVPETSLKKTDDVSEWQWFTKDEFMKQKLHASYDKRKLVDVIFEK, encoded by the coding sequence ATGTATATAGACCCACGGTTAAATGAGATTGATGACTGCTTGTACCGCGTAGCTACAAGAGCATTAGTGATTCAAGATGATAAGATTCTCCTCATAAAAGAAGCTTCAGATAATTGGTGGTCGCTCCCAGGTGGTGGCGTAGATCACGGAGAGACGATCGAGGCGGCAGTCTCGCGTGAAATAGAGGAAGAGCTCGGAGTACCTGCTGATGAAGTATTGTCCGACTTTCGGATCGTGTACAGCAATATCGGTAACGTAGTAAACTCTGTTCCTCGTATGAATTTATTTTTCAAGATTTCAGTGCCAGAAACGTCCCTAAAGAAGACTGATGATGTCTCAGAGTGGCAATGGTTTACGAAAGACGAGTTCATGAAGCAAAAGCTTCATGCCTCTTACGACAAGCGGAAACTTGTCGACGTGATTTTCGAGAAATAA
- a CDS encoding adenylyltransferase/cytidyltransferase family protein, giving the protein MKLPVVYVPMSADIIHPGHIQLLKEALKYGDVIVGLLSDEAIKEKKGKWPVMVYDERFEVVSNLVGVRKVIQQDSPDYTPNLEELEPIFVVHGNDWPEEARQSVLITIKQWDGKLIEVDYSSSPTSSTIIKKRVIDQSV; this is encoded by the coding sequence ATGAAGTTACCAGTTGTCTATGTGCCCATGAGCGCCGACATAATTCATCCCGGGCACATTCAATTACTTAAAGAGGCTCTAAAGTACGGTGATGTAATTGTAGGATTATTATCGGATGAGGCAATAAAGGAGAAAAAAGGTAAATGGCCAGTGATGGTCTATGATGAGCGTTTTGAAGTCGTGAGTAATCTAGTTGGCGTAAGAAAGGTCATCCAGCAGGATTCTCCAGACTATACACCGAATCTAGAAGAACTCGAACCGATCTTTGTGGTGCATGGAAATGATTGGCCGGAAGAGGCTAGGCAATCTGTTCTTATAACTATTAAACAGTGGGACGGTAAACTTATTGAAGTAGATTATTCTTCATCTCCTACATCCAGTACGATCATAAAGAAGCGTGTCATAGATCAGTCTGTGTAA
- a CDS encoding dihydrofolate reductase family protein gives MRKIIVQEFITLDGVMQAPGGPEEDTSSNFKYGGWTAPYFAEADEAAGDFMKRWMESTDILLGQKTFRLFAEYWPKHADMWPGIIDVTKYVVSDTMSKSEVDKSGWKNSVLLTGVDDIKKLKNSEGPAIKVHGSGNLAQTLFKHDLVDELCLMTFPITLGTGKRLFDEGTMPATFTMTDSLITSNGVIFAYYKRAGEVKIGTVGA, from the coding sequence ATGAGAAAGATAATTGTCCAAGAGTTTATTACATTAGACGGAGTCATGCAGGCACCTGGTGGACCAGAGGAAGATACATCGAGCAACTTTAAGTATGGTGGCTGGACAGCGCCGTATTTTGCCGAAGCTGACGAAGCAGCTGGTGACTTCATGAAAAGATGGATGGAATCAACGGATATTCTTTTAGGCCAAAAAACATTCAGGCTTTTTGCCGAGTACTGGCCTAAACATGCCGATATGTGGCCTGGCATCATAGACGTCACTAAATATGTAGTGAGTGATACCATGAGCAAGTCAGAAGTGGACAAGTCGGGTTGGAAAAACTCGGTGTTGCTAACGGGAGTCGATGACATCAAGAAGCTCAAGAATTCGGAAGGACCTGCTATTAAAGTTCACGGCAGCGGTAACCTGGCTCAGACATTATTCAAACATGATCTGGTCGATGAGCTGTGCTTGATGACTTTTCCTATTACACTCGGTACGGGCAAGCGTTTGTTCGACGAGGGTACCATGCCCGCGACCTTTACAATGACAGACAGTCTGATTACGTCAAATGGTGTGATCTTTGCTTATTACAAGCGAGCTGGAGAAGTTAAAATAGGTACTGTCGGAGCTTAG
- a CDS encoding DUF1801 domain-containing protein yields MDKITISVKGYVASLGDEQTIRDSQVLIEMMRRISGHEPKLWNAGTIGFDTYHYKYDSGREGDGLNIGFYPRKGKMTIYLMDGTARYSELLAKLGKHTTTGYCVYIKRLSDIELPILEQIVQQSYGYIKLKSQDGPIDRILWQTEK; encoded by the coding sequence ATGGACAAAATAACTATCTCAGTCAAAGGATATGTTGCTTCACTTGGCGATGAGCAGACTATAAGAGACAGCCAAGTGCTCATTGAAATGATGCGGCGAATAAGTGGGCATGAGCCAAAGCTGTGGAATGCGGGCACAATCGGGTTTGATACCTACCACTACAAATACGACAGCGGACGCGAAGGCGACGGTCTCAATATTGGCTTTTATCCAAGAAAAGGTAAGATGACCATTTACCTTATGGACGGCACGGCACGCTACTCTGAATTGCTGGCTAAATTAGGTAAGCATACTACTACAGGGTACTGCGTTTATATCAAGCGGTTAAGTGATATAGAGCTGCCAATCCTTGAACAAATCGTGCAGCAGTCTTATGGATATATAAAGTTAAAGTCCCAAGACGGGCCTATAGACCGAATATTATGGCAAACTGAAAAATAG
- a CDS encoding VOC family protein has translation MKSKESNLKRMDNVGIVVESLDEVVSFFTELGLQLEGRAIVEGGWAGRVTGLGNQRVEIAMMVTPDGHSRLELSRFLTPTVVADHRNAPVNALGYLRTMFTVEDIDDTVSRLQKHGAELVGEIVRYEDSYRLCYIRGPEQILIGLAEELN, from the coding sequence ATGAAATCAAAAGAATCTAATCTAAAAAGGATGGATAACGTCGGCATCGTAGTGGAGTCACTCGATGAAGTCGTTTCTTTTTTCACGGAACTTGGTTTACAGCTTGAAGGACGGGCTATAGTTGAAGGAGGATGGGCAGGGCGTGTCACAGGACTAGGTAACCAACGTGTCGAGATTGCTATGATGGTTACCCCCGATGGACATAGCAGATTGGAACTATCGCGTTTTCTTACCCCAACCGTAGTTGCCGACCATCGCAATGCTCCAGTGAATGCTCTTGGCTATCTACGCACTATGTTCACCGTAGAAGACATTGATGATACGGTATCTAGGCTGCAGAAGCATGGTGCAGAGCTTGTCGGTGAAATAGTTCGGTATGAGGATTCGTATCGCCTGTGCTATATCCGTGGTCCTGAACAAATCCTCATTGGACTAGCGGAAGAGCTCAATTAG
- a CDS encoding HIT domain-containing protein, giving the protein MYSDPDCPLCPSNGGVDIVAKTGIAYLVEAKTSPVEGCFLIVPTEHITHPMELSPCWQMDFGALLVSVPWYEATSSYNISLNMGVAAGQTVPHLHFWVIPRAEVEGASTYGQGLVALLRNVDALADYISH; this is encoded by the coding sequence ATGTACTCTGACCCCGATTGTCCGCTCTGCCCAAGTAACGGTGGCGTGGACATCGTTGCCAAGACGGGTATCGCCTACCTGGTAGAGGCCAAGACCTCGCCAGTTGAAGGATGCTTCCTGATCGTTCCGACGGAGCACATCACCCACCCCATGGAGCTCTCGCCTTGCTGGCAGATGGACTTCGGCGCGCTCCTTGTGAGCGTCCCGTGGTACGAGGCGACCAGCTCGTACAACATCAGCCTCAACATGGGAGTGGCGGCCGGCCAGACCGTGCCCCACCTCCATTTCTGGGTCATCCCCAGAGCCGAGGTCGAGGGTGCTTCCACGTACGGACAAGGGCTTGTGGCCCTCCTGAGGAATGTGGACGCTCTGGCGGACTACATCAGCCACTGA